A part of Brassica rapa cultivar Chiifu-401-42 chromosome A05, CAAS_Brap_v3.01, whole genome shotgun sequence genomic DNA contains:
- the LOC103866678 gene encoding ribose-phosphate pyrophosphokinase 4 produces MSENAATNNNNNNIMEKNQIVKEAIVSELQKKKVHLFYCLECEELARNIAAESDHITLQSINWRSFADGFPNLFINNAHQIRGQHVAFLASFSSPAVIFEQISVIYLLPRLFVASFTLVLPFFPTGSFERMEEEGDVATAFTMARIVSNIPISRGGPTSVVIYDIHALQERFYFADQVLPLFETGIPLLTKRLQQIPETEKVIVAFPDDGAWKRFHKLLDQYPTVVCTKVREGDKRIVRLKEGNPSGCHVVIVDDLVQSGGTLIECQKVLAAHGAAKVSAYVTHGVFPNSSWERFTHKNNGVEEAFAYFWITDSCPQTVKSIGNKAPFEVLSLAGSIADALQI; encoded by the exons atGTCTGAAAACGCAgccaccaacaacaacaacaacaacataatGGAGAAGAACCAGATTGTTAAAGAAGCCATCGTGTCTGAACTCCAGAAGAAGAAAGTTCATCTCTTTTACTGCTTAGAGTGTGAAGAACTCGCTCGCAACATCGCCGCCGAATCTGACCACATCACTCTCCAATCCATCAACTGGAG GAGCTTTGCTGATGGATTCCCAAATCTGTTTATCAACAACGCACACCAAATCAGAGGCCAACACGTGGCGTTCCTTGCCTCCTTCAGCTCTCCTGCTGTTATCTTCGAGCAGATCTCAGTCATCTACTTGCTCCCTCGCTTGTTCGTCGCTTCCTTCACTTTGGTGCTGCCTTTCTTCCCCACCGGCTCATTTGAGAGGAtggaggaggaaggtgatgtGGCAACTGCTTTCACCATGGCTAGGATTGTCTCTAACATCCCCATTTCGCGTGGTGGTCCGACTAGTGTAGTCATCTATGACATTCACGCTCTACAG GAAAGGTTTTACTTTGCTGATCAGGTTCTTCCTTTGTTTGAAACTGGGATCCCTTTGCTGACGAAGCGTCTTCAGCAGATTCCTGAGACTGAGAAA gTCATAGTTGCGTTTCCGGATGATGGAGCTTGGAAGCGTTTCCACAAGCTGTTGGATCAGTACCCCACG GTGGTGTGCACAAAGGTTCGTGAAGGCGATAAGAGAATAGTGAGGCTGAAGGAAGGTAACCCTTCTGGTTGCCACGTTGTTATTGTGGATGATCTTGTGCAGTCTGGTGGTACACTCATTGAGTGCCAG AAAGTATTGGCAGCTCATGGAGCAGCGAAAGTGAGTGCTTATGTAACTCATGGTGTCTTCCCTAATAGCTCTTGGGAGCGTTTCACTCACAAGAACAACG GAGTAGAAGAAGCGTTTGCTTACTTCTGGATCACGGATTCTTGCCCACAGACTGTTAAGTCCATAGGAAACAAAGCTCCTTTCGAAGTTTTGAGCCTCGCCGGATCCATTGCTGATGCTCTACAGATTTGA
- the LOC103866680 gene encoding pentatricopeptide repeat-containing protein At2g42920, chloroplastic, which produces MIPTILRYSGATAPAIPSTPSISGSSSYLRLIDTQCTTMRELKQIHANLIKTGLISDTLAASRVLAFSCAATSPDISHAYLLFTRINPKNQFVWNTMIRAFSKSSFPEKAISLLVEMLSSSDSVKPERLTYPSVFKAYANLGKARDGRGLHGRVIKEGLKDDAFIRNTVLNMYATCGCFEEAWRVFEGMVEFDVVAWNSMIMGLARFGLVDDARKLFDEMPQRSEVSWNSMISGFVRNGRFKDALEVFGVMQERGVRPDGFTMVSLLNACGCLGGSEQGRWVHEYIVKNGFGMNGVVVTALIDMYCKSGCVEEGLKVFEEAHEKQLSCWNSMILGLANNGYVERAIDLFLELERSGLEPDSVSFIGVLTACAHSGKVHKAIEFFRLMREKYFIEPSVKHYTCMVNVLGGAGLLEEAEAMIKSMPVEEDAIIWTSLLSACRKNGNVEMAERAAKRLKMLDPDETCGYVLMSNAYASYGLFEEAVEQRVLMKERQMEKEIGCSSIEVDFEVHEFVSCGKRHPKSSEIYSLLGVLNWDASALSSEVGYYSIC; this is translated from the coding sequence ATGATTCCAACCATCTTACGCTACTCCGGCGCGACAGCGCCGGCGATTCCGTCAACACCTTCCATCTCCGGCTCCTCCTCTTACCTCCGATTGATAGACACACAATGCACCACGATGAGAGAACTCAAGCAAATCCACGCCAACCTCATCAAAACCGGATTAATCTCCGACACCCTCGCCGCGAGCCGCGTCCTCGCCTTCTCCTGCGCCGCCACGTCACCAGACATCAGCCACGCTTACCTTCTCTTCACAAGGATCAACCCCAAGAACCAATTCGTGTGGAACACTATGATCCGCGCCTTCTCCAAGAGCTCTTTTCCCGAGAAGGCGATTTCGCTTCTCGTCGAAATGTTGTCGTCTTCTGATTCCGTGAAGCCGGAGAGGTTGACTTACCCTTCGGTGTTCAAGGCCTACGCGAATCTCGGGAAGGCACGTGACGGGAGGGGATTGCACGGGAGGGTTATTAAAGAAGGGCTTAAAGACGACGCCTTTATACGGAACACGGTGTTGAATATGTACGCGACGTGTGGGTGTTTTGAAGAAGCTTGGAGGGTTTTCGAGGGGATGGTGGAGTTCGATGTCGTCGCTTGGAACTCGATGATCATGGGTTTAGCTAGATTCGGGTTGGTTGATGACGCGCGGAAgctgttcgatgaaatgccgcAGAGGAGTGAGGTTTCTTGGAATTCGATGATTAGTGGGTTTGTGAGGAACGGTAGGTTTAAGGATGCGTTGGAGGTGTTTGGAGTGATGCAGGAGAGAGGTGTGAGGCCTGATGGGTTTACGATGGTGAGTCTGTTGAATGCTTGTGGTTGCCTTGGGGGAAGTGAGCAAGGGAGATGGGTACATGAGTATATAGTGAAGAATGGGTTTGGAATGAATGGTGTAGTTGTGACTGCGCTTATAGATATGTACTGTAAGTCCGGGTGTGTTGAGGAAGGTTTGAAGGTGTTTGAGGAGGCTCATGAGAAGCAGTTATCGTGTTGGAACTCGATGATTCTTGGTTTAGCTAATAATGGGTACGTGGAAAGAGCTATTGATTTGTTCTTGGAGTTAGAGCGTTCTGGTTTGGAGCCAGATTCTGTTAGTTTCATTGGTGTTTTAACAGCTTGTGCTCATTCCGGGAAAGTACATAAAGCTATCGAGTTTTTCAGATTGATGAGAGAGAAGTACTTTATTGAGCCGTCGGTTAAACACTACACTTGCATGGTTAACGTGCTGGGTGGAGCGGGGCTGCTAGAGGAAGCAGAGGCAATGATAAAGAGCATGCCGGTGGAAGAAGACGCTATTATATGGACTTCTTTGCTTTCTGCTTGCAGGAAAAACGGCAACGTTGAGATGGCTGAGCGAGCAGCGAAACGTTTGAAGATGCTAGATCCAGATGAAACTTGTGGTTATGTCCTCATGTCTAATGCTTATGCTTCTTATGGGCTGTTCGAAGAGGCGGTTGAGCAGAGGGTTCTGATGAAGGAAAGACAAATGGAGAAGGAAATAGGGTGCAGTTCGATTGAAGTAGATTTCGAAGTTCATGAGTTTGTTTCTTGCGGGAAAAGACACCCTAAATCCTCAGAGATTTACAGCTTACTAGGTGTTTTGAACTGGGATGCCTCTGCATTAAGCTCAGAGGTTGGCTACTACTCAATTTGCTGA
- the LOC103866679 gene encoding AT-hook motif nuclear-localized protein 16 — translation MAGGAALTPTSVGSKSLLPLRNHEAVAERGTNNNNSNMKALPKAVQPVSSIEGEMAKRPRGRPAGSKNKPKPPIIVTHDSPNSLRAHAVEISSGNDICETLSDYARRKQRGLCILSANGCVNNVTLRQPASSGGIVTLHGRFEILSLLGSILPPPAPLGITGLTIYLAGPQGQVVGGGVVGGLIASGPVVLMAASFMNAVFDRLPLDDDEAASMHNQQYYQNGRSRPLDDIHGLPQNLLTNGNSGSDIYSWGAAQRAMSKP, via the coding sequence ATGGCTGGAGGTGCAGCTTTGACTCCAACCTCTGTAGGATCTAAGTCGCTACTCCCATTGAGGAACCATGAAGCAGTAGCAGAGAGAGGcactaacaacaacaacagcaacatgAAAGCATTACCCAAAGCGGTTCAACCAGTTTCATCAATCGAAGGAGAGATGGCTAAGAGGCCACGAGGTAGACCAGCTGGCTCCAAGAACAAACCCAAACCACCAATCATTGTTACTCACGACAGTCCCAATTCCCTCAGAGCTCATGCCGTTGAGATCAGCTCGGGTAACGACATCTGCGAGACTTTATCGGATTACGCAAGAAGGAAACAGAGAGGTCTCTGCATACTAAGCGCTAATGGTTGCGTCAACAATGTGACGTTAAGGCAGCCAGCTTCATCAGGAGGTATTGTGACCTTACACGGACGTTTCGAGATCCTCTCGTTGCTTGGATCAATCCTGCCTCCGCCAGCACCGCTTGGGATCACTGGTTTGACCATTTACTTAGCCGGCCCTCAAGGACAGGTTGTTGGTGGAGGAGTGGTTGGTGGGCTGATCGCATCTGGTCCTGTTGTTCTCATGGCTGCATCTTTCATGAACGCTGTGTTTGATCGTCTTCCTCTGGATGATGATGAAGCTGCTTCTATGCACAACCAGCAATACTACCAGAACGGAAGATCCCGTCCCTTAGATGACATTCATGGACTGCCTCAGAACCTGCTCACTAATGGAAACTCGGGTTCTGATATCTACTCCTGGGGGGCTGCGCAGCGTGCCATGTCCAAACCTTAA
- the LOC103866681 gene encoding probable receptor-like protein kinase At2g42960 isoform X1 produces MASESSLNAEMSKKISFFGLKGLKLWVWVCLVVGVFMVMILCILSLWITFRRKSRRSFSQIPHVSKDIRVDRAAGFQSHSNPQPESLYIAMNDNKSTMMSHLARTKSSDNDTLSHCSSVNNHHERACSSHSGDEAGFGSVGRQYGGGGLVTASPLVGLPEISHLGWGHWFTLRDLELATDRFSAENVIGEGGYGVVYKGKLANGTEVAVKKLFNNLGQAEKEFRVEVEAIGHVRHKNLVRLLGYCIEGVHRMLVYEYVNSGNLEQWLHGAMRQHGTLTWEARMKILVGTAQALAYLHEAIEPKVVHRDIKASNILIDDEFNAKLSDFGLAKLLDSGESHITTRVMGTFGYVAPEYANSGLLNEKSDIYSFGVLLLEAVTGRDPVDYGRPANEVNLVEWLKMMVGTRRAEEVVDPRLEPRPSKSALKRALLVSLRCVDPEAEKRPRMSQVVRMLESEEHPFGQERRNRKSRTASIEIVETKDGSLSPSDTETHIRKA; encoded by the exons ATGGCATCTGAGAGCTCCTTAAACGCTGAGATGTCCAAGAAGATATCATTTTTTGGTCTGAAGGGTTTGAAGCTATGGGTATGGGTTTGTTTAGTAGTTGGAGTGTTCATGGTGATGATCCTCTGCATCTTGTCTCTCTGGATCACGTTCCGCCGCAAGTCTAGAAGATCTTTCAGCCAAATACCACACGTGTCTAAAGACATAAGAGTCGACAGGGCGGCAGGGTTTCAGAGCCACAGCAATCCTCAGCCTGAGAGTTTATATATAGCAATGAATGACAACAAGTCAACGATGATGTCTCACTTGGCGAGAACCAAGTCTAGTGATAATGATACTTTAAGTCATTGTAGCTCTGTGAATAATCACCATGAGAGAGCTTGTAGTTCTCATTCCGGTGATGAAGCTGGCTTTGGAAGCGTTGGGAGACAGTATGGAGGAGGAGGGCTTGTGACAGCGTCTCCTTTGGTTGGTTTACCGGAGATATCTCATCTTGGTTGGGGACATTGGTTTACTCTTAGGGATCTTGAGCTTGCCACGGACCGTTTCTCTGCGGAGAATGTGATTGGAGAGGGTGGTTATGGAGTTGTTTATAAGGGTAAACTCGCTAATGGTACTGAGGTTGCTGTGAAGAAGCTTTTTAACAATCT AGGACAAGCTGAGAAGGAGTTCAGGGTAGAAGTTGAGGCTATTGGTCATGTAAGACACAAGAATCTCGTTAGGCTTTTAGGATATTGCATAGAAGGAGTTCATCg GATGCTTGTTTATGAGTATGTGAATAGTGGTAACTTAGAGCAATGGTTACATGGAGCTATGAGGCAACATGGAACTCTCACTTGGGAGGCAAGGATGAAGATCCTTGTCGGCACTGCACAAGC GCTTGCTTACTTACATGAAGCAATAGAACCAAAAGTGGTCCATAGAGATATAAAAGCCAGCAATATATTAATTGATGATGAGTTTAATGCAAAGCTCTCTGACTTTGGGTTAGCCAAGCTCTTGGACTCTGGTGAGAGTCACATCACTACCAGAGTCATGGGAACCTTTGG atatgtAGCGCCAGAATATGCTAACTCAGGTCTGTTAAATGAAAAGAGTGATATATATAGCTTTGGTGTTTTGCTTCTTGAAGCTGTAACTGGACGAGATCCGGTTGATTATGGACGTCCTGCTAATGAG GTGAATCTGGTTGAATGGCTAAAGATGATGGTTGGAACAAGAAGAGCCGAAGAAGTTGTGGATCCAAGACTTGAACCTAGGCCGAGTAAGAGTGCTCTGAAACGTGCACTTTTGGTTTCTCTAAGATGTGTTGATCCTGAAGCAGAGAAACGTCCTAGAATGAGTCAAGTTGTGCGGATGCTTGAATCCGAAGAACACCCTTTTGGACAG GAAAGGAGGAACAGAAAGAGTAGAACAGCAAGCATAGAGATTGTTGAGACTAAAGATGGATCTCTTTCTCCTAGTGACACAGAGACTCACATCAGAAAAGCCTGA
- the LOC103866681 gene encoding probable receptor-like protein kinase At2g42960 isoform X2, translating to MASESSLNAEMSKKISFFGLKGLKLWVWVCLVVGVFMVMILCILSLWITFRRKSRRSFSQIPHVSKDIRVDRAAGFQSHSNPQPESLYIAMNDNKSTMMSHLARTKSSDNDTLSHCSSVNNHHERACSSHSGDEAGFGSVGRQYGGGGLVTASPLVGLPEISHLGWGHWFTLRDLELATDRFSAENVIGEGGYGVVYKGKLANGTEVAVKKLFNNLGQAEKEFRVEVEAIGHVRHKNLVRLLGYCIEGVHRMLVYEYVNSGNLEQWLHGAMRQHGTLTWEARMKILVGTAQALAYLHEAIEPKVVHRDIKASNILIDDEFNAKLSDFGLAKLLDSGESHITTRVMGTFG from the exons ATGGCATCTGAGAGCTCCTTAAACGCTGAGATGTCCAAGAAGATATCATTTTTTGGTCTGAAGGGTTTGAAGCTATGGGTATGGGTTTGTTTAGTAGTTGGAGTGTTCATGGTGATGATCCTCTGCATCTTGTCTCTCTGGATCACGTTCCGCCGCAAGTCTAGAAGATCTTTCAGCCAAATACCACACGTGTCTAAAGACATAAGAGTCGACAGGGCGGCAGGGTTTCAGAGCCACAGCAATCCTCAGCCTGAGAGTTTATATATAGCAATGAATGACAACAAGTCAACGATGATGTCTCACTTGGCGAGAACCAAGTCTAGTGATAATGATACTTTAAGTCATTGTAGCTCTGTGAATAATCACCATGAGAGAGCTTGTAGTTCTCATTCCGGTGATGAAGCTGGCTTTGGAAGCGTTGGGAGACAGTATGGAGGAGGAGGGCTTGTGACAGCGTCTCCTTTGGTTGGTTTACCGGAGATATCTCATCTTGGTTGGGGACATTGGTTTACTCTTAGGGATCTTGAGCTTGCCACGGACCGTTTCTCTGCGGAGAATGTGATTGGAGAGGGTGGTTATGGAGTTGTTTATAAGGGTAAACTCGCTAATGGTACTGAGGTTGCTGTGAAGAAGCTTTTTAACAATCT AGGACAAGCTGAGAAGGAGTTCAGGGTAGAAGTTGAGGCTATTGGTCATGTAAGACACAAGAATCTCGTTAGGCTTTTAGGATATTGCATAGAAGGAGTTCATCg GATGCTTGTTTATGAGTATGTGAATAGTGGTAACTTAGAGCAATGGTTACATGGAGCTATGAGGCAACATGGAACTCTCACTTGGGAGGCAAGGATGAAGATCCTTGTCGGCACTGCACAAGC GCTTGCTTACTTACATGAAGCAATAGAACCAAAAGTGGTCCATAGAGATATAAAAGCCAGCAATATATTAATTGATGATGAGTTTAATGCAAAGCTCTCTGACTTTGGGTTAGCCAAGCTCTTGGACTCTGGTGAGAGTCACATCACTACCAGAGTCATGGGAACCTTTGGGTAA
- the LOC103866683 gene encoding aspartic proteinase nepenthesin-2 gives MSIKLSIVLCLIIFTVTSFYGDGRTLSGKHDHNSSSLSGFSFQDSMHVSSSTSNDCGFSSTEHDPAKDHPKESMKFQLRRREIKQESTRTTHSVVDLKIQDLTRIQMLHARAKKAKNQTHKKEKKEITSVISPEASPGQLVATLESGMTLGSGEYFMDVLVGTPPKHFSLILDTGSDLNWLQCLPCHDCFHQHGPFYDPDTSSSFKNITCKDPRCSLISSPEPSVPCESSNQSCPYFYWYGDRSNTTGDFAVETFTVNLTNTKGGSSEYKVEDMMFGCGHWNRGLFNGASGLLGLGRGPLSFSSQLQSLYGHSFSYCLVDRNSDTNVSSKLIFGEDKGLLNNPNLNFTSFVHNKETSVETFYYLQIKSILVNGQALDIPEETWNISSDGAGGTIIDSGTTLSYFAEPAYKIIKNKITEKVKEKYHVFEDFPILDPCFNVSGVEESNMELPELGIAFADGAVWNFPAENVFIWLSEEVVCLAIRGTAESAMSIIGNYQQQNFHILYDTKRSRLGFAPTKCADI, from the coding sequence ATGTCAATCAAACTAAGTATAGTTCTTTGCCTGATTATTTTTACCGTCACGTCATTTTATGGCGACGGTAGAACTCTTTCAGGGAAACATGATCATAACTCATCATCCCTTTCCGGTTTTAGCTTCCAAGATTCTATGCACGTTTCTTCTTCCACAAGCAACGATTGTGGCTTCTCCTCCACTGAACATGATCCTGCCAAGGATCATCCCAAAGAATCCATGAAGTTTCAGCTACGGCGCCGGGAGATTAAACAAGAATCAACGAGAACAACACATTCAGTTGTCGATCTCAAAATCCAAGACCTCACAAGAATCCAGATGCTTCATGCAAGGGCTAAGAAAGCCAAGAACCAGACTcacaagaaggagaagaaggagaTTACATCGGTTATTTCTCCAGAGGCTTCACCAGGGCAGCTTGTAGCGACACTTGAGTCCGGTATGACGCTTGGTTCTGGTGAATACTTCATGGACGTGCTTGTGGGGACACCACCAAAACACTTCTCACTGATTCTTGACACAGGAAGTGACCTAAACTGGCTCCAATGCCTTCCTTGCCACGACTGTTTCCACCAACACGGTCCATTTTATGACCCGGATACGTCTTCTTCATTCAAGAACATAACATGCAAAGACCCTAGATGCAGCCTCATCTCATCGCCTGAACCTTCAGTACCGTGTGAGTCAAGTAACCAATCCTGCCCTTATTTCTACTGGTATGGAGACAGATCAAACACAACTGGAGACTTCGCGGTTGAGACATTCACAGTTAACCTCACGAATACTAAAGGAGGAAGCTCAGAGTACAAGGTGGAAGACATGATGTTTGGGTGTGGACATTGGAACAGAGGTCTCTTCAACGGTGCTTCAGGTCTGCTAGGGTTAGGAAGAGGAccactttctttttcttctcagCTTCAGTCTCTCTACGGTCACTCCTTTTCTTACTGCCTTGTAGACAGAAACAGCGACACTAACGTGAGCAGCAAGTTAATCTTCGGAGAAGACAAGGGTTTGCTAAACAACCCTAATCTGAACTTCACATCTTTCGTGCACAACAAGGAAACTTCCGTTGAGACGTTTTACTATCTACAAATCAAATCCATTCTAGTCAATGGCCAAGCTCTTGACATACCTGAAGAAACATGGAACATCTCATCAGATGGAGCTGGTGGAACCATCATTGATTCAGGTACAACCTTAAGCTACTTCGCCGAGCCAGCATACAAGATCATCAAGAACAAGATTAcagagaaagtgaaagagaaGTACCATGTGTTTGAAGACTTCCCGATCCTAGACCCTTGCTTCAACGTGTCTGGTGTAGAGGAGAGCAACATGGAGCTGCCTGAGCTCGGGATTGCTTTCGCAGATGGAGCAGTTTGGAACTTCCCTGCAGAGAATGTCTTCATTTGGTTGAGTGAGGAAGTGGTTTGCTTGGCGATACGAGGAACTGCTGAATCTGCCATGTCGATCATTGGGAACTACCagcaacaaaattttcatatactATATGATACAAAGAGGTCTAGGTTAGGTTTTGCACCCACAAAATGTGCAGATATATAA
- the LOC103866685 gene encoding GDSL esterase/lipase At2g42990, which yields MAEHYLSPSILCIMLTALVSLAGAKVPAIIVFGDSSVDSGNNNFIQTMARANFEPYGRDFPGGRPTGRFCNGRLSSDFTSEAYGLKPTVPAYLDPSYNISDFATGVCFASAGTGYDNSTAGVLGVIPLWKEVEYYKEYQHKLTAYLGRRKAANIIRESLYLVSIGTNDFLENYYTLPDRRSQFSISQYQDFLIGIAEVFLKDLYKLGARKMSFTGISPMGCLPLERVANLDDPFSCATNYNDLAIDFNGRLRRLVRKLNQELSGMKIYFANPYDIIWDIVIKPSRYGLEVSSSACCGTGLFEMGFLCGQDNPLTCSDANKFVFWDAFHPTERTNQIVSDYFFKHLKNLFH from the exons ATGGCAGAACATTATTTGTCACCATCAATACTATGCATTATGTTGACCGCTCTTGTCTCCCTCGCCGGAGCAAAAGTCCCGGCGATCATTGTCTTCGGCGACTCTTCCGTAGACTCCGGCAATAACAACTTCATACAAACCATGGCCAGAGCCAACTTCGAACCTTATGGCCGCGACTTCCCCGGTGGCCGCCCCACCGGCCGTTTTTGCAACGGCCGTCTCTCCTCCGATTTCACCTCCGAGGCTTACGGTCTTAAACCGACTGTCCCGGCCTATCTTGATCCCTCCTACAATATCTCCGATTTCGCCACCGGAGTTTGCTTCGCCTCCGCCGGCACCGGTTATGATAATTCCACCGCTGGTGTGCTA GGCGTGATTCCGTTATGGAAAGAAGTCGAGTACTACAAGGAATACCAACACAAACTTACCGCATATCTCGGCCGCCGAAAAGCAGCAAACATCATCAGAGAGTCGCTGTACCTAGTCAGCATAGGAACCAACGACTTCTTAGAGAATTATTACACCTTACCGGACAGGAGATCTCAGTTCAGCATCAGTCAGTACCAAGACTTCCTCATAGGGATCGCCGAGGTGTTTCTAAAGGATCTTTACAAACTTGGTGCTCGGAAAATGTCTTTCACCGGAATATCTCCTATGGGATGTCTTCCACTAGAAAGAGTGGCGAATCTTGACGACCCTTTCAGCTGTGCTACGAATTACAACGACTTGGCGATAGATTTTAACGGGAGGTTGAGGAGATTAGTGAGGAAGCTGAATCAAGAACTCAGTGGAATGAAGATATATTTTGCTAATCCTTATGATATCATTTGGGATATTGTTATAAAACCATCACGTTACGGTCTAGAGGTGTCTAGTTCTGCGTGTTGTGGAACTGGATTGTTCGAGATGGGGTTTCTTTGCGGCCAGGACAATCCGTTAACTTGTAGTGATGCGAATAAGTTCGTCTTCTGGGACGCTTTTCATCCGACCGAGAGGACTAATCAGATTGTGTCTGATTACTTCTTTAAACATCTCAAGAATCTCTTTCATTGA
- the LOC103866686 gene encoding transcription factor JUNGBRUNNEN 1 codes for MSGEGSKDHQDEDETTLPGFRFHPTDEELLEYYLRRKVENKPIKLELIKQVDIYKYDPWDLPRVSSVGEKEWYFFCMRGRKYRNSVRPNRVTSSGFWKATGIDKPVYSSLDCVGLKKSLVYYLGSAGKGTKTDWMMHEFRLPSTTKTDSPVQQAEVWTLCRIFKRVTHQRNPTIVQSNRKPVITLADSCSKTSSLDSDHTSHRVVDSLSHKLHEPHLQLQPQTQNPYWNQLTRFGFSQPTSYTCHDNNFLSFENINGGDFIGDSASWDELRSVIDGNTKH; via the exons ATGAGTGGTGAAGGTAGTAAGGATCATCAAGACGAAGATGAAACAACACTTCCTGGATTCAGATTTCATCCTACGGACGAAGAACTTTTAGAGTATTATCTTCGAAGAAAAGTAGAGAACAAACCCATCAAACTCGAGCTTATTAAACAGGTCGATATCTATAAGTACGATCCTTGGGATCTTCCGA GAGTGAGCAGCGTCGGGGAAAAGGAATGGTACTTCTTCTGCATGAGAGGCAGAAAATACAGAAATAGCGTTAGACCAAACCGAGTCACCAGTTCAGGTTTCTGGAAAGCCACCGGTATTGACAAACCGGTTTACTCCAGTCTTGACTGTGTCGGTCTAAAGAAATCTCTGGTTTACTATCTTGGTTCAGCCGGTAAAGGGACTAAAACCGATTGGATGATGCATGAATTCCGCCTCCCCTCCACCACAAAAACCGACTCGCCAGTTCAACAAGCA GAGGTCTGGACACTATGCAGAATCTTCAAACGAGTAACACACCAGAGAAACCCAACCATCGTCCAATCAAACCGTAAACCGGTTATTACCTTAGCCGATTCGTGTTCTAAGACGAGCAGCTTAGACTCCGATCACACCAGCCACCGCGTTGTAGATTCCTTGTCACACAAGCTACACGAGCCACATCTACAGCTTCAGCCACAAACACAGAATCCTTACTGGAACCAACTTACTAGGTTTGGTTTTAGTCAACCGACGTCGTATACTTGTCATGATAACAACTTCTTGAGTTTCGAGAACATCAACGGTGGAGATTTCATCGGGGATTCAGCAAGTTGGGATGAACTTAGGTCTGTTATAGATGGCAACACTAAACACTAA